A genomic stretch from Helianthus annuus cultivar XRQ/B chromosome 1, HanXRQr2.0-SUNRISE, whole genome shotgun sequence includes:
- the LOC110937384 gene encoding transcription factor MYB8: protein MRTPNYSDMNTGLKKGTWSHEEDQLLVAYISRYGIWNWSQMPRFAGLSRSGKSCRLRWMNYLKPNIKRGNFSKEEDEIILHSHSVLGNKWSAIASKLPGRTDNEVKNHWHAHLKKRVSHYSKNPETHEQNGESTSLKFERDNIYEMKPPVNHINNFFESCLTSEDDMFSPSSTSSTSKDQEVDFRYDYYDTGSPGTVDDLQCFWQQLCPFENLELENTHLNMFYNEFLNMGSS from the exons ATGAGGACCCCAAATTATAGTGACATGAACACAGGTTTAAAGAAAGGAACATGGAGCCATGAAGAAGATCAGTTGTTGGTTGCTTATATCAGCAGATATGGCATCTGGAACTGGTCCCAGATGCCAAGATTTGCTG GTTTGTCAAGATCCGGGAAGAGTTGTAGACTGCGATGGATGAATTATCTGAAACCTAACATAAAGAGAGGAAACTTTTCCAAGGAAGAAGACGAAATCATACTCCATTCGCATTCGGTTCTTGGCAATAA GTGGTCTGCAATTGCAtcaaagcttcctggaaggactGACAATGAAGTAAAAAACCATTGGCATGCTCATCTCAAGAAACGTGTGAGTCATTACAGCAAGAATCCCGAAACACACGAGCAAAATGGCGAGAGtacatcattgaagtttgagcgCGATAACATCTACGAAATGAAACCGCCTGTTAATCATATTAATAACTTTTTTGAGTCTTGCTTGACTTCTGAAGATGATATGTTCTCACCTAGCAGCACTTCTAGTACTTCCAAAGATCAAGAAGTCGACTTTAGATATGATTATTATGACACCGGCTCACCAGGAACCGTTGACGATCTTCAATGTTTCTGGCAACAGCTTTGCCCATTTGAGAACTTGGAGCTTGAAAACACTCACCTTAACATGTTTTATAATGAATTTTTGAACATGGGATCGAGTTAG